Proteins found in one Deinococcus hopiensis KR-140 genomic segment:
- a CDS encoding GGDEF domain-containing response regulator, with protein MARIRNTVKASGHTLLVVDDDDSLRATICRLLEVDGHEVLSAANGEEAIQVCRSRQVHLMLLDFFMPGMTGEDVVRAVRTFDTNVQIVLQTGYASEKPPRQMLRELEIQGYHDKSEGPDKLLVWVDAALKTYRHVQALHASRSGLEYILKAAPELHRLQPLDDLLRGILLQLQGLLGFSSAMVATLAPVEEITPLSGVVLTTELHDFTLRIGTGRFDQAEWAALSPEEQALIRSTVEHGELHLGTQVVLPLRVGERILGAVMVDHPHPGSGDLHLLEIFATQAAVAIDNTRLYNLATTDDLTGLMNKRAWLARLEETTQLATRHALPTSVLMLDLDHFKAVNDTYGHLVGDRVLATVSGCLVRHLRRSDVAGRYGGEELVVLLPHTPAAGALIIAERLRSAIAELAFISGGQAVSLTVSVGVASLLSNEGQVPEDVALDLLSRADQALYQAKHQGRNRVMQSADAAAR; from the coding sequence ATGGCCAGAATACGTAATACCGTCAAAGCCTCTGGGCACACGTTGCTTGTCGTGGATGACGATGACAGCCTCCGCGCTACCATCTGCCGCCTGCTCGAAGTTGATGGTCATGAAGTTCTGTCCGCCGCGAATGGTGAAGAGGCCATTCAGGTCTGCCGCTCCAGGCAGGTCCACCTGATGCTGCTGGACTTCTTCATGCCCGGCATGACGGGCGAGGACGTGGTTCGGGCGGTGCGTACTTTTGACACGAACGTCCAGATTGTCTTGCAAACCGGCTACGCATCTGAGAAGCCGCCTCGCCAGATGCTGCGTGAGCTGGAGATTCAGGGTTACCACGACAAGTCGGAAGGTCCGGACAAGCTGCTCGTCTGGGTGGACGCCGCCCTGAAAACCTACCGGCATGTGCAGGCCCTGCACGCTTCCCGCAGCGGTTTGGAGTACATCCTCAAAGCCGCCCCAGAGTTGCACCGCTTGCAGCCCCTGGACGACCTGCTAAGGGGCATTCTCCTTCAACTCCAGGGACTTCTTGGGTTCTCGAGCGCCATGGTCGCCACCCTGGCTCCGGTCGAGGAGATCACACCGCTGAGTGGAGTCGTCCTCACCACAGAATTGCACGATTTCACCCTGAGAATTGGTACCGGACGCTTCGATCAGGCAGAGTGGGCCGCTTTGTCTCCCGAAGAGCAGGCGCTGATCCGCAGTACGGTCGAACACGGCGAATTGCATCTGGGCACGCAGGTGGTGCTGCCACTCAGGGTGGGTGAGCGCATCCTTGGGGCGGTGATGGTCGATCATCCCCACCCTGGAAGCGGCGATCTGCATCTGCTGGAGATCTTTGCCACCCAGGCAGCGGTGGCCATCGATAACACCCGGCTGTACAACCTGGCGACGACGGATGACCTCACGGGTCTGATGAATAAGCGTGCTTGGCTCGCCCGATTGGAGGAAACCACCCAACTGGCCACACGGCACGCGCTTCCAACGAGCGTCTTGATGCTGGACCTGGATCATTTTAAAGCTGTAAATGACACCTACGGACACCTCGTGGGTGACCGCGTATTGGCCACAGTGAGTGGTTGTCTTGTGCGGCACTTGCGCCGCTCTGACGTTGCTGGGCGGTACGGGGGTGAGGAACTGGTGGTGCTCTTGCCACACACGCCGGCGGCCGGGGCGCTGATTATCGCCGAGCGGCTCAGAAGTGCCATCGCCGAGCTGGCCTTCATAAGCGGGGGGCAGGCCGTTTCCCTCACGGTGAGCGTTGGGGTGGCCAGCTTGCTGAGTAATGAAGGACAGGTACCTGAGGATGTGGCCTTGGACCTGCTGTCGCGGGCGGACCAGGCGCTGTACCAGGCCAAGCACCAGGGCCGCAATCGCGTGATGCAAAGTGCTGATGCGGCTGCCCGCTGA
- a CDS encoding PAS domain-containing sensor histidine kinase, protein MIDILLQNNNQTELDPARDRFAKVFSASPVGIVLTGLHSGRVLESNDAFLQIIGCSQEQFVGSTNEEINPWVNLEDRLRLVEQMEQNGTIRNFEAQLRHVPTGGVRHVLLSAERLALEGEEVIMLMAQDISSRKSAEEAVLASERRFRALVQNSSDTTTVVNRGGYITYMSPSMTPLLGYTADEMLGQNVLKYMHPDDHDQIKVTFAQALHGGLGATRRMINRFQHHEGGYRWLEWAATNRLDDPDVRGIVLNARDVTERHLAEEALKISQTTFAVLFEHSPDAIILVDFQPGMPIVKCNQAAAAMDGYTTDELIGQSIFKLLPNGEELLSNQKASEGFMNNIRAQGTVRFETSHKRKDGSIYPVDTHLTLIDVDGQELLLSIYRDVTARKAAEEALKTSQAQLVASERLASLGRLTAGLAHEINTPLAATMNYHLVLQGLLEEYRASIGNPDVTTDDHREIAAEALGTLEEAGKTTTRIGEFIRQMRGHTRDTVTGTTTFNPFKLAGDTLAMLAHEARAAQVELHLESLRGEFLITGEPGRFTQVVTNLVINAIHACETVGHRRRVDVRFVQEGTVLKLQVQDNGSGIPPEVLPKIFDPMFTTKDVGKGTGLGLAIIHDIVQGHFGGHIEVHTQVGTGTTFTVTFHTSSSA, encoded by the coding sequence GTGATCGATATTCTCCTCCAGAACAACAACCAAACAGAGCTCGATCCAGCCAGGGACCGTTTTGCCAAAGTATTTTCCGCCAGTCCTGTGGGCATCGTGCTGACCGGCCTGCACAGCGGGCGCGTTCTGGAAAGCAACGACGCCTTCTTGCAGATTATCGGCTGTAGTCAAGAACAGTTTGTGGGTTCCACCAACGAGGAAATCAACCCGTGGGTCAATCTCGAAGACCGCTTGAGGCTGGTCGAGCAGATGGAGCAGAACGGCACCATACGCAACTTCGAAGCGCAACTGCGTCACGTTCCTACAGGAGGCGTGCGCCACGTCCTCCTGTCTGCTGAGCGGCTGGCACTGGAAGGCGAAGAAGTCATCATGTTGATGGCCCAGGACATCAGCAGCCGCAAAAGCGCAGAGGAAGCGGTCCTGGCCAGCGAACGCCGCTTCCGAGCGCTGGTGCAGAACAGCAGTGACACGACGACCGTGGTGAACCGCGGCGGGTACATCACGTACATGAGTCCTTCCATGACGCCCCTGTTGGGATACACCGCCGATGAGATGCTGGGCCAGAACGTCTTGAAATACATGCATCCAGATGACCATGATCAGATCAAGGTGACGTTCGCGCAGGCGCTGCACGGTGGTCTGGGAGCGACAAGACGAATGATCAACCGTTTTCAGCACCACGAGGGCGGTTACCGCTGGCTTGAATGGGCTGCGACCAACCGTTTGGATGATCCGGATGTCCGCGGGATTGTCCTCAACGCCAGGGACGTCACCGAACGTCATCTGGCGGAAGAAGCCTTGAAAATCAGCCAGACGACCTTCGCGGTCCTGTTTGAGCATTCCCCAGATGCCATTATCCTGGTCGACTTCCAGCCGGGTATGCCGATTGTGAAGTGCAATCAAGCGGCGGCGGCGATGGACGGGTATACCACTGATGAACTGATTGGGCAAAGCATTTTCAAGCTGCTTCCCAATGGTGAGGAGTTGCTCTCGAATCAAAAGGCGAGCGAAGGGTTCATGAACAACATCCGGGCGCAGGGTACAGTCCGGTTTGAGACCAGTCACAAGCGCAAGGATGGGAGTATCTACCCTGTTGATACCCACCTGACACTCATTGATGTGGATGGACAAGAGTTGTTGCTTTCGATTTACCGGGATGTCACCGCTCGCAAAGCGGCGGAGGAAGCGTTGAAAACGAGTCAAGCACAGTTGGTTGCCAGCGAACGACTCGCCAGCCTGGGACGCCTGACCGCGGGCCTCGCCCATGAAATCAATACGCCCCTGGCCGCGACCATGAATTACCACCTCGTGCTCCAGGGCCTACTTGAGGAGTATCGGGCCTCAATTGGCAACCCCGATGTGACTACCGACGATCACCGGGAAATCGCCGCAGAAGCCCTCGGGACCCTCGAAGAAGCTGGAAAAACCACGACGCGGATCGGCGAATTCATTCGGCAGATGCGCGGTCACACCCGGGATACCGTGACGGGAACGACCACATTTAATCCATTCAAACTCGCTGGTGATACCCTGGCCATGCTCGCTCACGAAGCGCGGGCCGCGCAGGTGGAGCTGCACCTCGAATCGCTTCGGGGTGAATTCCTGATTACAGGCGAGCCGGGCCGCTTCACGCAGGTGGTGACCAATTTGGTGATCAACGCCATCCACGCCTGCGAAACCGTGGGTCACCGGAGGCGGGTGGACGTGCGCTTCGTTCAGGAGGGAACTGTGCTGAAGCTGCAGGTGCAGGACAATGGTTCGGGCATTCCGCCGGAAGTGTTGCCGAAAATCTTTGATCCCATGTTCACCACCAAAGACGTTGGGAAGGGTACCGGGCTGGGGTTGGCGATCATCCACGACATCGTGCAGGGCCACTTCGGCGGGCACATTGAGGTCCACACCCAGGTTGGTACAGGCACCACCTTTACGGTGACCTTCCATACCTCGTCTTCAGCGTGA
- a CDS encoding putative bifunctional diguanylate cyclase/phosphodiesterase, protein MPASSPSLEASLAVLYRLGQTILDADDEKEILELVAQAPVQVLDADRVCVITFTPDGEVDQFVHTGPGSSFVHHVTRAELDAGLTGWVLREGQVAVSPAGQDDPRESAEIQRVRRETQCGHIVVLPLAHKERMLGTLTVVTGEHGVPFTPEELEWFGALANLAALTLQQRRLYRQLAHLAQFDALTNLPNRSLFEDRLNQALARTIRSRTLCAVLYLDLDGFKDVNDQWGHDVGDQVLCEVAVRLQGTMRATDTVARMGGDEFVVILGDLRSIQDAVLVAEKLRAALCQPIRVPNMDVTLSASIGVSVALTHAQTPEALCRLADQAMYQAKRHGKNLVWLAQMEGLVPNNRRAQLEQDLLGALTRGEFSLHYQEQFGAQGERTGFEALTRWTSPQWGEVSPAEFIPISEESGAIVHLGAWVLTQATTQLAKWHAEGLTDAMMAVNVSPVQFLRPDFEDSVIAALQRAQLPPHALELKLTENFVASHLTIVAPRLKALRSMGVRIALDDFGAGASVLSQLLDLPLDTLKIDRSFLRQSGVPKAHRVMGAITAFARALNLEVVLEGVETPEHLVLAHKLGCDRTQGYLQGRPAPPEVIERRFSSSSQSG, encoded by the coding sequence ATGCCAGCCTCCTCTCCGTCTCTAGAAGCTTCCCTCGCTGTGCTTTACCGACTTGGTCAGACCATTCTTGATGCCGATGATGAGAAAGAGATTCTGGAGTTGGTGGCTCAGGCACCCGTTCAGGTCCTTGATGCCGATCGCGTTTGCGTCATCACGTTCACTCCGGACGGAGAGGTCGACCAGTTTGTGCATACCGGCCCTGGCAGTTCCTTCGTGCACCACGTCACTCGCGCAGAACTTGATGCTGGTTTGACCGGTTGGGTTCTGCGAGAGGGTCAGGTGGCCGTGTCACCTGCAGGACAAGATGACCCCCGCGAAAGCGCGGAAATTCAGCGCGTACGCCGTGAAACCCAGTGTGGTCATATCGTGGTGCTGCCACTCGCCCACAAAGAACGGATGCTGGGCACCTTGACGGTCGTAACGGGTGAGCATGGCGTGCCCTTTACCCCTGAAGAACTTGAATGGTTTGGTGCGCTGGCGAACCTGGCTGCCTTGACCTTGCAGCAGCGCCGCTTGTACCGGCAGTTGGCCCACCTGGCACAGTTCGATGCACTGACGAATCTACCCAACCGCTCTCTCTTTGAAGACCGGCTCAATCAGGCACTGGCCCGGACAATCCGCTCACGCACGTTGTGTGCCGTGCTGTACCTCGACCTTGACGGCTTCAAAGACGTGAATGATCAGTGGGGACATGACGTTGGCGACCAGGTCCTGTGCGAGGTCGCAGTACGGTTGCAAGGCACCATGCGGGCGACGGATACCGTCGCCCGCATGGGCGGCGATGAGTTCGTGGTGATTCTGGGTGATCTGCGAAGCATACAAGACGCTGTGCTCGTCGCGGAGAAACTGCGCGCAGCGCTGTGTCAACCAATCCGTGTACCGAACATGGACGTTACGCTGAGTGCGTCGATCGGGGTGAGCGTTGCGTTGACCCACGCGCAGACCCCAGAGGCATTGTGCCGCCTGGCAGACCAGGCCATGTACCAGGCCAAACGCCATGGCAAGAATCTGGTGTGGCTGGCACAGATGGAGGGCCTGGTCCCGAACAACCGGCGGGCACAGTTGGAGCAAGACCTGCTCGGTGCCCTGACGCGGGGCGAATTCTCCTTGCATTACCAGGAGCAGTTCGGAGCTCAGGGTGAGCGAACTGGTTTTGAAGCGCTGACCCGCTGGACTTCACCGCAGTGGGGCGAAGTCTCCCCAGCCGAATTCATTCCGATCAGCGAAGAGTCTGGCGCCATCGTGCACCTGGGAGCATGGGTGCTGACCCAAGCGACGACCCAGTTGGCGAAGTGGCATGCAGAGGGCCTGACCGATGCCATGATGGCCGTTAATGTCTCGCCAGTGCAGTTTCTGCGCCCGGATTTTGAAGACAGCGTGATCGCAGCCCTACAGCGCGCGCAATTACCCCCACACGCGTTGGAACTTAAGCTCACGGAGAACTTCGTCGCGTCACATCTGACCATTGTGGCGCCACGGTTGAAAGCCTTGCGGTCTATGGGTGTCCGAATTGCGCTGGATGACTTTGGGGCTGGGGCGTCGGTGCTGTCACAGCTGCTCGATCTGCCGCTGGACACCCTAAAGATTGACCGGTCCTTTTTGCGGCAGAGCGGCGTCCCCAAAGCACACCGAGTCATGGGCGCCATCACAGCGTTCGCCCGGGCGCTTAATCTTGAGGTGGTCCTCGAAGGTGTAGAAACGCCAGAGCATCTCGTTCTCGCCCACAAGCTGGGGTGTGACCGAACTCAAGGCTACCTCCAGGGGCGGCCGGCACCTCCCGAAGTTATTGAGAGACGCTTCAGTTCCTCCAGTCAAAGCGGGTGA
- a CDS encoding ATP-binding protein: protein MMSQPPKSPPLPDTHDVFVGDGEMSARMRVHNWAATSLGPSEAWPQSLKTIIRTMLTSRFAMWMAWGEDLTFFCNDAYLPTLGVKGDWALGARADVVWAEIWKDIGPRIAQVLGTGRATWDEGLMLFLERSGFQEETYHTFSYSPVADDAGRTAGMLCVVTEESERVVGERRLRTLRDLAARMSEARTTRNVLAAVEACLDSDGHDLPFALIYLADEDGPGAHLVSVAGSGAPTRKLGEAWPLEVTWDAPDSPPFSDLAPFGPLPAGSWDQPPAQALALPLARPGQVSAAGVLVAGLNPYRPLDEGYRGFLGLFAGQVATGLASANAYEEERRRAEALAELDRAKTTFFSNVSHEFRTPLTLMLGPLEELLSRPGALAPDQRREVEVTHRNAQRLLKLVNTMLDFTRIEAGRAEATFEPTDLTAFTADLASAFRSLVEGAGLRLRVDCGPLGEPAYVDRTLWEKVVLNLLSNAFKFTFHGEIHVTLRREGGRAVLSVADTGTGIPEAELPRVFERFHRVEGARGRSFEGTGIGLALVRELVGLHGGLIGVTSAVGEGTTFTVELPLGHAHLPAERVSDAARAPGGISRTSVAFLEEAAVWGEEAPGLPEASTMGGAQARILLADDNADLRDYVRRLLGDAYDVQAVPDGAQALEAARGWAPDLVLSDVMMPNLDGFGLLAALREDPALRHVPVILLSARAGEEARLGGLEAGADDYLVKPFSARELRSRVTTHLELARLRREAAARELGARAELERRVALRTAELEERNAALDAFARFSEAVGTTTDLGNLAHEAIEVLRARFGDASVAVYALENGLWKARVHSEDMSPEVVRVVTAGLPADLPVFAQTARKREPLFIDAWDPERGGVENSQEYGTTSLYPLVVDGEVPAMLSTAFKSKREWTEPEKAVVRAVGRGLTLALERGAAAARLAAQNEALDARTRFLEGFAALTRDLSIVDDPVALVPRAQQLVLPLVPGGYAAYYEPEIADGVPRWHLRSQVGDRRDAELQAAVERGLHLEETRSLFQPWSTGEAYYVSEYDPGTDRFGGFRARRGALAALPVFVNGTPRGVFGIVSFQPRDWSAAERAVLETVVRSLGLAMERALSVAQLARRTRELERSNQELEQFAYVASHDLQEPLRTVTSFSQLLTTRYAAQLDDQAQVYAGHITRGTERMARLIQDLLAFSRVGTREAPAERVDTARIVAEVVLDLGAQIGATGARVVVDGLPFVLGNATLLRQVFQNLLGNALKFCAPGRLPEVRVSGERRGGMVQFDVRDNGIGIESEYHERIFAIFQRLHHRDQYEGSGIGLAVARKIIERHGGRMWLTSTPGEGSTFSFTLPTVH from the coding sequence ATGATGAGTCAACCGCCGAAATCCCCTCCCCTTCCAGACACCCACGACGTCTTTGTTGGCGACGGTGAGATGAGCGCCCGGATGCGCGTTCACAACTGGGCAGCCACATCTCTCGGGCCATCCGAGGCGTGGCCGCAGAGCCTCAAGACAATTATCCGGACGATGCTCACGTCGCGCTTCGCCATGTGGATGGCCTGGGGCGAGGACCTCACGTTCTTCTGCAACGACGCGTACCTCCCGACGCTTGGCGTCAAGGGGGACTGGGCGCTTGGGGCCCGCGCGGACGTCGTCTGGGCGGAAATCTGGAAGGATATCGGGCCGCGTATCGCGCAGGTGCTCGGCACCGGCCGAGCCACCTGGGACGAGGGCCTGATGCTGTTTCTGGAGCGCAGCGGCTTCCAGGAGGAGACCTACCACACCTTCTCGTACAGCCCCGTGGCGGACGACGCGGGACGCACCGCTGGCATGCTCTGCGTCGTTACGGAGGAGAGCGAACGGGTCGTCGGCGAGCGGCGGCTGCGTACGCTGCGCGACCTTGCGGCGCGCATGAGCGAGGCCCGTACCACCCGGAACGTGCTCGCGGCCGTGGAGGCCTGCCTCGACTCCGATGGACACGATCTGCCCTTCGCCCTGATCTACCTGGCCGACGAGGACGGGCCGGGAGCGCACCTGGTCTCGGTCGCAGGTTCCGGCGCTCCGACCCGCAAGCTTGGGGAAGCCTGGCCGCTGGAGGTGACGTGGGACGCCCCCGATTCGCCGCCCTTTTCCGACCTGGCCCCCTTTGGTCCGCTTCCAGCAGGGTCCTGGGATCAGCCACCCGCGCAGGCCCTCGCGCTGCCGCTCGCACGGCCCGGACAGGTGAGCGCGGCTGGCGTGCTCGTCGCAGGCCTCAATCCGTACCGCCCCCTCGACGAGGGCTACCGCGGCTTTCTGGGCCTCTTTGCCGGGCAGGTGGCGACCGGCCTGGCCAGCGCGAACGCCTACGAGGAGGAGCGGCGGCGCGCCGAAGCCCTTGCGGAACTCGACCGCGCCAAGACGACCTTCTTCTCGAACGTCAGCCACGAGTTCCGCACGCCCCTCACCCTGATGCTCGGGCCGCTGGAGGAACTCCTCTCCCGCCCCGGGGCGCTCGCGCCTGACCAGCGGCGCGAGGTGGAGGTCACCCACCGCAACGCCCAGCGCCTCCTGAAGCTCGTGAATACCATGCTGGACTTCACGCGCATTGAGGCCGGACGCGCCGAGGCAACCTTCGAGCCGACCGACCTCACGGCCTTCACGGCCGACCTCGCGAGCGCCTTTCGGTCTCTCGTGGAGGGTGCCGGGCTGCGCCTCAGGGTGGACTGCGGGCCCCTGGGAGAGCCCGCCTACGTGGACCGCACCCTGTGGGAGAAGGTCGTACTCAACCTCCTTTCCAACGCCTTCAAGTTCACCTTTCACGGCGAGATCCACGTCACGTTGCGCCGTGAAGGTGGCCGCGCGGTCCTGAGCGTCGCGGACACCGGCACCGGCATTCCCGAGGCGGAACTCCCGCGGGTCTTCGAGCGCTTCCACCGCGTCGAGGGCGCGCGAGGCCGCTCCTTCGAGGGCACCGGAATCGGCCTCGCGCTTGTGCGGGAACTCGTGGGCCTGCATGGTGGCCTCATCGGCGTCACCAGCGCTGTCGGGGAGGGCACCACCTTTACCGTCGAGTTGCCGCTCGGCCACGCGCACCTCCCGGCAGAGCGCGTGTCTGATGCGGCGCGCGCTCCCGGCGGTATCAGCCGGACCAGTGTGGCCTTCCTGGAGGAGGCCGCCGTGTGGGGCGAAGAGGCTCCTGGTCTGCCCGAAGCTTCCACCATGGGCGGCGCGCAGGCGCGCATCCTCCTCGCGGATGACAACGCGGACCTGCGCGACTATGTGCGCCGACTGCTCGGGGACGCCTACGACGTGCAGGCGGTCCCAGACGGGGCCCAGGCTCTGGAGGCCGCGCGCGGTTGGGCGCCGGACCTCGTGCTAAGCGACGTGATGATGCCGAATCTCGACGGCTTTGGCCTGCTCGCTGCGCTGCGGGAGGACCCCGCGCTGCGGCACGTCCCGGTCATCCTCCTCTCGGCGCGTGCGGGTGAGGAGGCCCGCCTCGGCGGCCTGGAGGCGGGGGCAGACGACTACCTCGTCAAGCCCTTCTCGGCGAGGGAGCTTCGCTCGCGCGTGACCACCCACCTCGAGCTCGCGCGTCTGCGGCGCGAGGCGGCCGCGCGCGAACTCGGCGCGCGCGCTGAGCTCGAACGCCGCGTTGCTCTGCGTACGGCGGAGCTGGAAGAGCGCAACGCAGCCTTGGACGCCTTCGCCCGCTTCTCCGAGGCGGTCGGCACAACCACCGATCTGGGCAACCTCGCGCACGAGGCGATTGAGGTGCTGCGTGCCCGCTTCGGTGATGCGAGCGTGGCCGTCTATGCCCTTGAGAACGGCCTGTGGAAGGCGCGCGTCCACAGCGAGGACATGTCCCCGGAAGTCGTACGCGTTGTGACCGCGGGCCTCCCCGCAGACCTGCCGGTGTTCGCGCAAACCGCCAGGAAGCGCGAGCCGCTGTTCATCGACGCCTGGGACCCCGAGCGGGGCGGCGTGGAGAACTCGCAGGAGTACGGCACCACCTCCCTCTATCCGCTGGTCGTGGACGGCGAGGTACCCGCGATGCTCTCCACGGCCTTCAAGTCCAAACGGGAGTGGACTGAGCCGGAGAAGGCGGTCGTGCGCGCGGTGGGGCGCGGCCTCACCCTGGCCCTGGAGCGCGGCGCGGCCGCGGCGCGCCTCGCCGCACAGAACGAGGCGCTCGACGCCCGTACGCGCTTTCTGGAAGGCTTCGCGGCCCTCACGCGCGACCTCAGCATCGTCGACGATCCCGTCGCGCTCGTGCCCCGCGCGCAGCAACTTGTTCTGCCGCTCGTCCCGGGCGGCTACGCCGCCTACTATGAGCCCGAGATCGCCGACGGCGTGCCCCGCTGGCACCTTCGGAGCCAGGTCGGAGACCGCCGCGACGCTGAGTTGCAAGCGGCTGTGGAACGTGGGCTTCACCTTGAGGAGACCCGCAGTCTCTTTCAACCCTGGTCGACGGGTGAGGCGTATTACGTCAGCGAGTACGACCCGGGCACGGACCGCTTCGGGGGCTTCCGGGCGCGGCGCGGTGCCCTCGCGGCCCTGCCGGTGTTCGTGAACGGTACGCCGCGCGGCGTGTTCGGCATTGTGTCGTTCCAGCCCCGCGATTGGAGCGCGGCCGAGCGGGCGGTTCTCGAGACCGTGGTGCGCAGCCTGGGTCTCGCGATGGAACGCGCTCTGAGCGTCGCGCAACTCGCTCGGCGCACCCGTGAACTGGAGCGCAGCAACCAGGAACTGGAGCAGTTCGCGTACGTGGCTTCGCACGATCTCCAGGAGCCGTTGCGTACCGTCACCAGCTTCTCCCAGCTTCTCACGACCCGCTACGCAGCGCAGCTCGACGACCAGGCGCAGGTGTACGCCGGACACATCACCCGCGGCACGGAACGTATGGCGCGCCTCATCCAGGACCTTCTGGCCTTTTCGCGCGTGGGCACGCGCGAGGCACCTGCCGAACGGGTGGACACGGCCCGGATCGTCGCCGAGGTGGTGTTGGATCTCGGCGCACAAATCGGGGCGACGGGAGCGCGCGTCGTCGTGGACGGCCTGCCGTTCGTTCTGGGCAACGCCACGCTGCTCCGCCAGGTGTTCCAGAATCTCCTCGGGAACGCCCTGAAGTTCTGCGCGCCCGGCCGCCTCCCCGAAGTGCGCGTGTCGGGGGAGCGGCGCGGGGGAATGGTGCAGTTCGACGTGCGCGACAACGGCATCGGCATCGAGTCGGAATACCACGAGCGCATCTTCGCCATCTTCCAGCGCCTGCACCACCGTGACCAGTACGAGGGAAGTGGGATTGGTCTGGCCGTCGCCCGCAAGATCATCGAGCGGCACGGTGGTCGGATGTGGCTCACCTCCACACCCGGCGAAGGCAGCACCTTCTCTTTCACCCTGCCCACCGTCCACTGA
- a CDS encoding response regulator: protein MFEVLLVEDMEGDVLLVQEAVADLDMEVRLHVVRDGVDALAFLKREGPYMDRPAMGIVLMDANTPRRNAVEVLRELRSDSALKSLPVVVFSSSAASHDAELNLAAGADAYVTKPLEFEAFMQAVQGILRHWMGRASA from the coding sequence ATGTTTGAAGTGCTGCTGGTGGAGGACATGGAGGGAGACGTGCTGTTGGTTCAGGAGGCCGTCGCGGACCTGGACATGGAGGTGCGTCTCCACGTCGTTCGGGACGGCGTGGACGCACTCGCCTTCCTAAAACGTGAAGGGCCTTACATGGACAGGCCAGCCATGGGTATTGTGCTGATGGACGCCAACACGCCCCGCCGGAATGCCGTGGAAGTGTTGCGGGAGCTTCGCAGCGACTCGGCGTTGAAGTCGTTGCCAGTGGTGGTGTTCAGCAGCTCCGCAGCCTCACACGATGCCGAACTGAACCTCGCGGCAGGTGCGGACGCTTACGTTACGAAGCCCCTGGAATTCGAAGCGTTCATGCAGGCCGTACAGGGCATCTTGCGTCACTGGATGGGACGGGCGTCAGCATGA